In the Candidatus Saccharimonas aalborgensis genome, one interval contains:
- the fusA gene encoding elongation factor G: protein MATPTNVPLKDFRNIGIIAHIDAGKTTTTEGILYRTGLSHKIGAVHDGETTTDWMEQERERGITITSAAVTCFWKGHKINIIDTPGHIDFTAEVERSLRVLDGAVTVFDGKMGVEAQSETVWRQANKYGVPRICFINKINQIGGDFYKSLESIHSRLSKNALPIHLPIGFEKDINGVIDLVDMKAYTYTDFTDHELVQGEIPADMHEKAKNARSLLVEAAVEADDALMEKFFEHGEEAISVDELKSALRKRVLAGDFYLVTGGDGRGVIVEKVLDLMVDYLPSPLDVDAIWGKNPKTGDEISRKPDDKEPMAALAFKIATDPFVGKLIFVRVYSGVLTAGSYVLNTTSGEKERVGRIVRMHADKREDVDKIGAGDIAAVVGLKTTFTGHTLSDPAHPIALEAITFPEPPVSIAVEPKTKADQEKMGIALQRLAEEDPTFRIHTDDETGQTIMSGMGELHLEILIDRMKREFNVEANVGEPQVAFRETIKGTSQVQGKHAKQSGGRGQYGDVWVKFEANEPGKGFEFIDEIKGGVVPQEYRPAVQKGIRETLESGVIAGYPVVDVKATLYDGSYHDVDSSELAFMLAGALAARDGIKQATPIILEPVMHVEVTTPEEFMGDIIGDLNSRRGRIEAMEDLMGGAKLVKAIVPLANMFGYTGDIRSMSQGRAASTMELAHYEEVPPNVAQEIIEKRSK from the coding sequence ATGGCAACTCCAACCAACGTCCCACTCAAGGACTTTCGTAATATCGGTATTATTGCACACATCGATGCCGGCAAAACCACGACAACAGAGGGGATTTTGTATCGAACTGGTCTTAGCCACAAGATCGGTGCTGTGCACGATGGTGAGACGACGACTGACTGGATGGAGCAGGAGCGTGAGCGCGGTATCACCATTACCTCTGCCGCCGTGACTTGTTTCTGGAAGGGCCACAAGATCAACATTATCGATACTCCCGGTCACATTGACTTTACCGCTGAAGTTGAGCGTTCGCTTCGCGTTCTGGACGGCGCGGTGACGGTGTTTGATGGCAAAATGGGCGTGGAAGCGCAATCTGAAACTGTCTGGCGTCAAGCAAACAAGTATGGTGTGCCCCGCATCTGTTTCATCAACAAGATCAACCAGATCGGTGGTGATTTCTACAAGTCGCTCGAGTCTATCCATAGCCGTCTCAGCAAGAATGCCCTGCCGATTCACTTGCCAATTGGGTTCGAAAAAGACATCAACGGCGTCATCGACCTTGTCGATATGAAGGCGTATACCTACACCGACTTTACCGATCATGAGCTCGTTCAGGGCGAGATTCCTGCAGATATGCACGAAAAGGCAAAGAATGCTCGTAGTCTCCTCGTGGAAGCCGCAGTCGAGGCAGACGATGCACTTATGGAGAAGTTCTTTGAGCATGGCGAGGAAGCAATCTCGGTTGATGAGCTTAAGAGCGCGCTGCGCAAGCGTGTCCTGGCCGGTGACTTCTATCTTGTCACTGGTGGTGATGGTCGCGGAGTGATTGTTGAGAAGGTTCTCGACCTCATGGTTGATTACTTGCCAAGTCCTCTCGATGTTGACGCAATTTGGGGAAAGAATCCCAAAACAGGTGATGAAATTAGTCGTAAGCCTGACGACAAAGAGCCAATGGCTGCTCTTGCCTTCAAGATCGCAACTGACCCATTTGTCGGAAAACTTATCTTCGTTCGTGTCTACTCTGGCGTGTTGACGGCTGGAAGCTATGTGCTCAACACCACCTCTGGCGAAAAAGAGCGAGTTGGCCGTATCGTCCGTATGCATGCCGACAAGCGTGAGGATGTCGATAAGATTGGTGCAGGTGATATCGCAGCCGTGGTTGGCCTCAAGACGACCTTTACCGGCCACACACTAAGTGATCCAGCTCATCCTATCGCACTCGAGGCCATTACATTTCCTGAGCCGCCTGTCAGTATCGCCGTCGAGCCAAAGACCAAAGCCGACCAGGAAAAAATGGGTATCGCTTTGCAGCGCCTCGCCGAAGAAGACCCAACCTTCCGCATTCACACTGATGACGAAACAGGCCAGACGATTATGTCGGGCATGGGTGAGCTTCATCTCGAGATCCTCATCGACCGCATGAAACGTGAGTTCAACGTCGAGGCAAATGTCGGTGAACCGCAAGTCGCCTTCCGTGAGACGATCAAGGGGACTAGCCAAGTCCAGGGTAAGCATGCCAAGCAATCAGGTGGTCGTGGACAGTATGGTGATGTATGGGTTAAGTTTGAAGCAAATGAGCCTGGAAAGGGCTTCGAGTTTATCGACGAGATCAAGGGCGGTGTCGTTCCGCAGGAGTACCGACCCGCTGTCCAAAAAGGTATCCGCGAGACCCTCGAAAGTGGTGTCATTGCTGGCTATCCTGTCGTCGACGTCAAGGCGACACTCTACGACGGTAGTTATCACGATGTTGACTCGAGCGAATTGGCCTTTATGCTCGCTGGTGCGCTTGCCGCAAGGGACGGTATCAAGCAAGCGACCCCAATTATTCTCGAGCCTGTGATGCATGTCGAAGTCACCACACCTGAGGAGTTCATGGGTGATATCATCGGTGACCTCAACAGCCGTCGTGGTCGCATTGAAGCCATGGAGGACCTCATGGGCGGAGCAAAACTCGTCAAAGCAATCGTTCCGCTGGCAAATATGTTTGGTTATACCGGTGACATCCGCAGTATGTCACAGGGTCGTGCCGCTAGCACAATGGAACTTGCCCACTACGAGGAAGTACCACCAAACGTTGCTCAAGAGATTATTGAGAAGCGATCGAAGTAG